A window of the Alnus glutinosa chromosome 4, dhAlnGlut1.1, whole genome shotgun sequence genome harbors these coding sequences:
- the LOC133866816 gene encoding protein indeterminate-domain 12-like: MNETSATLYSQQPSASTNLAPPPKKKRSLPGKPDPEAEVIALSPKSLLATNRFICDICNKGFQRDQNLQLHRRGHNVPWKLKQRTGEQVRKKVYVCPELTCVHHDPSRALGDLTGIKKHFSRKHGEKKWKCERCSKRYAVQSDWKAHSKICGTREYRCDCGTLFSRRDSFITHRAFCDALAQESGRAITATNSLLHSHGIQAALPVLKREQELNLAPEIQPWLAGPSPLNLSSHLFSTNLAHHENPSPNSSKPDSTLPPFQPAASPHMSATALLQKAAQMGVTMSKPSPSPTAVSCLGLSSREEMGSGSHSLASFGNKAAVVTSSTGFIEQGVPAANSGSCGVHSQLLHDMMMRSLPSSTGFEGSSFEEDYHRMIMNPKREGDFQDALSKATESPFSKSNGGGGNDGLTRDFLGVGAFSHKDFLNMAGFDYMNPSSTYGQHNQNQPPWQG, encoded by the exons ATGAATGAGACTTCTGCCACTCTGTACTCTCAACAGCCCTCTGCGTCTACAAATCTAGCACCACCaccgaagaagaagaggagtcTTCCAGGCAAACCAG ACCCAGAAGCAGAAGTGATAGCTTTGTCCCCCAAAAGTCTCTTAGCAACAAACAGATTCATATGTGACATCTGCAACAAAGGGTTTCAGAGAGATCAAAACCTTCAGCTTCATAGAAGAGGGCATAACGTGCCCTGGAAGTTAAAGCAAAGGACAGGCGAACAGGTAAGGAAAAAGGTGTATGTATGCCCAGAGCTAACATGCGTACACCATGACCCGTCAAGGGCTCTTGGGGACCTCACAGGAATCAAGAAGCACTTTTCCAGGAAGCATGGGGAAAAGAAGTGGAAGTGTGAAAGGTGCTCAAAGCGTTATGCAGTTCAATCAGACTGGAAAGCTCACTCTAAGATTTGTGGCACTCGAGAGTATAGATGTGATTGTGGAACCCTTTTCTCTAG GAGGGACAGTTTCATCACTCACAGAGCCTTCTGTGATGCTTTAGCACAGGAGAGTGGCAGAGCAATCACAGCGACAAACTCACTTCTCCATAGCCATGGAATCCAAGCAGCACTTCCAGTACTGAAAAGAGAACAAGAACTAAATCTTGCACCAGAAATACAACCATGGTTGGCTGGTCCCTCCCCATTAAATCTCTCCTCGCATCTATTTTCGACAAATTTAGCCCACCAtgaaaaccctagccctaacTCTTCTAAACCTGATTCTACACTTCCCCCCTTTCAACCAGCAGCTTCCCCACACATGTCGGCAACTGCATTATTGCAAAAAGCAGCACAAATGGGCGTTACAATGAGCAAACCCTCACCATCACCTACAGCTGTTTCTTGTTTGGGTCTGTCTTCACGTGAAGAAATGGGAAGTGGGTCTCATTCATTGGCATCTTTCGGGAATAAAGCTGCTGTTGTCACCAGTAGTACTGGGTTCATTGAGCAGGGCGTGCCTGCTGCAAACTCAGGATCATGTGGAGTTCATTCTCAGCTTCTTCATGACATGATGATGAGGTCTTTGCCTTCTTCAACTGGGTTTGAAGGATCTTCCTTTGAAGAGGATTATCATAGGATGATTATGAATCCAAAAAGGGAGGGTGATTTTCAGGATGCTCTCTCAAAAGCAACGGAATCACCATTTAGCAAAAGCAATGGAGGTGGCGGCAACGATGGACTGACAAGAGACTTTTTGGGTGTTGGGGCATTCTCTCATAAAGATTTTCTCAACATGGCTGGCTTTGATTACATGAATCCTTCTTCAACATATGGACAGCACAATCAGAACCAACCACCTTGGCAAGGTTAG